From one Psilocybe cubensis strain MGC-MH-2018 chromosome 13, whole genome shotgun sequence genomic stretch:
- a CDS encoding Acetyltransferase adrJ, whose translation MNEAGEYAIFPLTVFDRLFERTTFVTGWLIEGTIDTAALVSALQRVTEKWRMLSGRLQSTEQNNSVQWFLKIPLGRLPHDYATFSLTTSTSTTPLSKYVKIPIPSVSTSLPLDVFLHPSTPKSYTVWESSNHPLTCWNITYFPAASNGGVDYTCIGFARSHGIFDGGGAALVINALVAELNGRDWEVPPLPQAGLNVNPLDDVLARAAQAIQYSTPADAFPAYTVVGPGGVLKLAASHVKERFWAGADRRIILLPKVVLDTLVEEVRSSLRNGQKTVEHVTTGDVLVAWIFKTVYACKSNMYKKRIKSNQR comes from the exons ATGAACGAGGCTGGGGAATATGCCATATTCCCGCTCACAGTCTTTGATAGACTGTTCGAACGTACTACATTCGTCACAGGGTGGCTCATAGAAGGAACCATCGACACCGCTGCCCTTGTCTCTGCATTACAGAGGGTCACTGAGAAATGGCGGATGTTATCAGGTAGACTGCAATCCACAGAACAGAATAAT AGCGTACAGTGGTTTCTCAAAATTCCCCTTGGTCGACTACCCCATGATTATGCGACATTTAGCTTGACAACTTCGACTTCAACCACTCCTCTCTCGAAATATGTCAAGATCCCAATACCTTCTGTGTCTACATCTCTTCCTTTGGACGTGTTCCTCCATCCATCTACTCCCAAAAGTTACACGGTTTGGGAATCCAGCAACCACCCCCTGACATGCTGGAATATTACCTATTTTCCCGCCGCCAGCAATGGGGGTGTAGACTACACATGCATTGGATTCGCGAGAAGCCATGGAATATTTGACGGAGGAGGAGCTGCGCTGGTGATCAACGCGCTCGTCGCAGAACTGAATGGCCGCGATTGGGAAGTGCCACCTCTACCTCAGGCAGGACTGAATGTCAACCCTTTAGACGACGTCCTTGCGCGAGCGGCACAGGCTATTCAGTATTCCACTCCAGCTGATGCCTTTCCTGCCTATACAGTCGTTGGACCTGGTGGTGTTTTGAAGTTGGCAGCGTCGCATGTGAAGGAGCGGTTCTGGGCTGGCGCGGATCGACGCATAATCCTATTGCCAAAAGTTGTTCTAGATACTCTCGTCGAGGAGGTCAGGTCTTCCCTGCGCAATGGGCAGAAGACAGTTGAGCATGTTACCACCGGTGACGTCTTGGTCGCCTGGATATTTAAA ACGGTTTACGCATGCAAAAGTAATATGTACAAAAAACGGATAAAAAGTAATCAACGATGA